The following are encoded in a window of Bacillus xiapuensis genomic DNA:
- a CDS encoding AI-2E family transporter → MENKIKLKWLYMAGTALLTLLILYVLFLLRSVILPVLYGIWISLLPFLLGGFIAYLLHPLVQKMVKRGISRVGAIFMIYLIFFGISGLALFKGAPLFIAQLKELSASAPQISRMYEEQVAALQLESLSWPEEVQEQIRKRITGFENWLANLVEAFMNLLMKAVNFLLLLAIVPFISFYLLKDIERVKRMAWKMTPRKWRTRGLRFVSELDLSLGGYIRGQLFVCLLAGAGAALLFTVIGLKYPILLGLIIGITNVIPYFGPLIGAVPAVIVALTMSFQMAVYTAIIIFVLQFLEGNLLSPWIVGKSLHLHPLIIIGALFAGGELGGVIGMVAAVPVLIILKAAFTADRRVKDQMQTAPH, encoded by the coding sequence ATGGAAAATAAAATAAAGTTAAAGTGGCTGTATATGGCAGGAACTGCCTTGCTCACGCTCTTGATTTTGTATGTGCTGTTCTTGCTGCGGTCCGTTATACTGCCGGTTTTGTACGGAATATGGATCAGCTTGCTGCCGTTTTTATTAGGAGGATTTATCGCCTATTTGCTCCATCCGCTCGTTCAAAAAATGGTCAAGCGGGGAATTTCTCGAGTAGGCGCTATTTTCATGATCTACCTGATATTTTTCGGAATCAGCGGCTTAGCCTTGTTTAAAGGAGCTCCGCTGTTTATTGCCCAACTAAAGGAATTATCGGCCAGCGCCCCGCAAATCTCCCGGATGTATGAAGAACAGGTGGCCGCTTTGCAACTGGAATCACTAAGCTGGCCGGAAGAGGTACAGGAGCAAATTCGCAAGCGGATCACCGGCTTTGAAAACTGGTTAGCGAATCTTGTGGAAGCTTTCATGAATCTGCTGATGAAAGCCGTGAACTTTTTGCTGCTGCTGGCCATCGTTCCTTTTATTTCTTTTTATTTGCTGAAGGATATCGAGAGGGTTAAAAGGATGGCGTGGAAAATGACCCCAAGAAAATGGCGCACGAGGGGGCTCCGCTTTGTCAGCGAGTTGGATCTTTCGCTTGGCGGCTATATTCGCGGCCAGCTGTTCGTCTGTTTATTGGCGGGGGCTGGCGCTGCTTTATTGTTTACGGTCATCGGTTTGAAATACCCGATCCTGCTTGGATTAATTATTGGAATTACGAATGTCATCCCTTATTTCGGACCGCTGATTGGCGCGGTTCCTGCCGTAATCGTTGCGTTGACCATGTCGTTTCAAATGGCGGTTTATACGGCCATTATTATCTTCGTTCTGCAATTTCTCGAAGGCAACCTATTGTCCCCTTGGATTGTCGGTAAAAGCCTGCATCTTCATCCGTTAATTATTATTGGCGCCTTGTTTGCGGGGGGAGAGCTTGGCGGTGTCATCGGAATGGTGGCGGCTGTTCCAGTGCTGATTATTTTAAAAGCGGCTTTCACTG
- a CDS encoding serine/threonine protein kinase, with product MFDHQWETIVPIIKTIDVKAYSDNRLVEVGSLPSRLRCIGRGTDAAVFIHEQHPGFVFKVYADGKEQTQKNEEEAYRKLNNHPYFSAFYGSGDGCIVISYEPGPNLYECLTSGVFIPPRVIEQVDEAIAYAKEQGLNPRDIHLKNIIMQPHSIKLIDLSEYVLPGNDKRWEHLKEAYQKYYPFLKSRKIPEEILDYIKAYYEQNPTPHLPASLFKRILSLFSGKREG from the coding sequence ATGTTTGATCATCAATGGGAAACGATTGTACCGATTATAAAAACAATTGACGTAAAGGCTTATTCCGATAACCGACTTGTAGAGGTCGGTTCGCTTCCAAGCCGCTTGCGATGTATCGGCAGAGGCACAGATGCGGCTGTATTCATCCATGAGCAGCATCCTGGTTTCGTGTTTAAGGTCTATGCCGACGGAAAAGAACAAACGCAAAAAAACGAAGAGGAAGCCTATCGAAAACTGAATAATCATCCTTACTTTTCTGCCTTTTACGGGTCTGGGGATGGGTGTATCGTCATCAGCTATGAACCGGGACCCAATCTGTATGAGTGCCTGACATCAGGCGTTTTCATTCCGCCCCGGGTCATTGAGCAAGTGGATGAGGCAATTGCTTACGCAAAGGAACAGGGACTGAACCCTCGAGATATTCATTTAAAAAATATCATTATGCAGCCCCATTCCATTAAGCTGATTGATCTATCCGAATATGTGTTGCCTGGAAATGATAAGCGCTGGGAACATTTAAAGGAAGCTTACCAAAAGTACTATCCCTTTTTGAAATCCCGCAAAATCCCGGAAGAGATTCTAGACTATATCAAAGCTTATTATGAGCAAAACCCAACGCCGCATTTGCCGGCCTCATTATTCAAGCGGATACTTTCGCTTTTTTCAGGCAAAAGGGAAGGATGA
- a CDS encoding DUF3918 family protein, protein MTRTMTSLVGLGAGMAMMAMINRNNSTFGRRMARRMRRLF, encoded by the coding sequence ATGACAAGAACAATGACTTCCTTAGTCGGATTAGGCGCTGGAATGGCGATGATGGCGATGATCAACCGCAATAACTCCACATTCGGCCGCAGAATGGCCAGAAGAATGAGAAGGTTGTTTTAG
- the recD2 gene encoding SF1B family DNA helicase RecD2 — protein MDLFEDGEKYIKGRHLVTIFHNKDNLYSVIRIRVMETNDAYEEKEAVVTGYFPQIHEQETYVFYGAFIDHPKFGRQFHAKYAQKEIPQTKQGIINYLSSELFKGIGKKTAEQIVETLGEQAIPKILENPAVLEEVPRLSADKAQKLYETLFEYQGLEQIMVALNQYGFGPQLSMKIFQVYQQQAIEIIQQNPYKLVEDIEGIGFGRADELGAQVGIQGEHPDRIKAGILFTIEQQCLQEGHCYLEAEPLLKSVKALLEKNGKEPVSFETIANQLIALEEEGKVIGEDQRVYLPSLFFSEKGLVTKIERLLKQTQYAGQFPESEFLLALGELEERTGVQYAPSQKEAIQTALMSPLMLLTGGPGTGKTTVIKGIVELYAELHGCSLDPRSYDKEEPFPIKLAAPTGRAAKRMAESTGLPAVTIHRLLGFNGQESFDEEEAREIKGRLVIIDEMSMVDIWLAHQLFKALPDDIQVVLVGDEDQLPSVGPGQVLKDLLASEVIPAVKLKDIYRQEEGSSIIELAHEIKNGRLSANIAKQQKDRSFLTCRAQQIPDVVKQVVKNAIKKGFTAKDIQVLAPMYKGPAGIDRLNELLQEIFNPNPDGTRKQLAFGDVQYRIGDKVLQLINQPDQNIFNGDIGEVVSVFYAKENTEKQDMLIVSYDGNEVTYTRSELNQITHAFCCSIHKSQGSEFPIVILPVVKSYYRMLRRNLLYTAITRSKQFLILCGEEEAFRMGIERTDDLIRKTTLKEKLLAVLSAKTTEGTNHKQPLQLTEETMLAIDPMIGMENISPYDFLE, from the coding sequence ATGGACCTGTTCGAAGATGGGGAAAAATATATCAAAGGGCGCCATCTTGTCACAATCTTCCATAACAAAGACAATCTCTATTCAGTTATACGCATTCGCGTGATGGAAACGAATGATGCGTATGAGGAGAAGGAAGCGGTTGTTACCGGCTATTTCCCGCAAATTCATGAACAGGAAACGTACGTGTTCTACGGAGCATTTATCGATCATCCGAAATTTGGCCGCCAGTTTCATGCCAAATACGCGCAAAAGGAAATTCCGCAGACGAAGCAGGGGATTATCAATTATTTATCCAGTGAGCTGTTTAAAGGCATTGGAAAAAAGACGGCTGAGCAAATTGTAGAAACGCTTGGCGAGCAGGCGATCCCCAAGATTTTAGAGAATCCTGCTGTGCTTGAGGAGGTTCCGCGTTTATCTGCGGATAAAGCGCAAAAGCTATATGAGACGCTGTTCGAGTATCAAGGTCTTGAGCAGATCATGGTCGCTTTAAATCAATACGGCTTCGGCCCGCAGCTTTCCATGAAAATCTTTCAAGTATACCAGCAGCAAGCCATTGAAATAATACAACAAAATCCATATAAGCTGGTGGAGGATATTGAAGGAATCGGTTTTGGGCGCGCAGATGAACTAGGTGCTCAGGTCGGTATTCAAGGAGAACATCCTGACCGAATCAAAGCGGGCATTCTTTTCACTATTGAGCAGCAATGCTTGCAAGAAGGCCACTGCTATCTGGAGGCTGAGCCGTTATTAAAATCGGTAAAAGCTCTTCTTGAGAAAAATGGAAAAGAGCCCGTTTCCTTCGAAACGATCGCCAATCAGCTGATCGCTTTGGAGGAGGAAGGAAAAGTGATCGGGGAGGATCAGCGCGTATATTTGCCGTCTTTATTTTTCTCTGAAAAAGGGCTGGTGACGAAGATTGAGCGGCTCTTAAAGCAGACTCAATACGCAGGCCAATTTCCTGAGTCGGAATTTTTGCTGGCGCTTGGAGAGTTGGAGGAGCGAACAGGCGTGCAATATGCCCCTTCGCAAAAGGAAGCCATTCAAACGGCGCTCATGTCTCCGCTCATGCTGCTGACGGGAGGGCCCGGAACTGGGAAAACAACCGTCATTAAGGGGATTGTTGAATTATATGCTGAGCTTCACGGCTGTTCGCTCGACCCGAGAAGCTATGATAAGGAGGAGCCTTTTCCGATTAAGCTGGCTGCGCCGACTGGACGGGCTGCTAAGCGCATGGCCGAATCAACCGGTCTTCCTGCTGTGACGATTCACCGGCTGCTCGGCTTTAACGGGCAGGAGTCATTTGATGAAGAGGAAGCTCGAGAAATCAAAGGACGGCTGGTGATTATTGACGAAATGTCCATGGTGGATATTTGGCTTGCTCACCAATTATTTAAAGCGCTGCCTGACGATATTCAAGTCGTTTTGGTTGGAGATGAAGATCAGCTGCCGTCGGTTGGTCCGGGCCAAGTACTGAAGGATCTTTTAGCTTCAGAAGTGATTCCGGCCGTTAAGCTGAAGGATATTTATCGTCAAGAGGAAGGCTCCTCCATTATTGAATTGGCCCATGAAATAAAAAATGGCCGTTTGTCAGCCAATATCGCTAAACAACAGAAGGATCGGTCATTTTTGACGTGCCGCGCTCAGCAAATTCCGGATGTTGTGAAGCAGGTCGTGAAAAACGCAATCAAAAAGGGTTTTACCGCAAAGGATATTCAAGTGTTGGCGCCGATGTACAAAGGGCCAGCGGGAATTGACCGTCTCAATGAGCTGCTGCAGGAGATTTTCAATCCCAACCCGGATGGAACGAGAAAGCAGCTGGCCTTTGGAGATGTGCAGTACCGAATAGGGGATAAAGTCCTCCAGCTTATCAATCAGCCCGATCAGAATATTTTTAATGGGGACATTGGAGAAGTGGTTTCCGTTTTTTATGCCAAAGAAAACACGGAAAAGCAAGATATGCTGATCGTTTCTTACGACGGCAATGAAGTGACCTATACGAGGTCGGAGTTAAATCAGATCACTCATGCCTTTTGCTGCTCCATTCATAAATCGCAAGGAAGCGAATTCCCCATTGTGATTTTGCCGGTCGTGAAGAGCTATTATCGCATGCTACGCCGCAACTTGCTGTATACGGCCATTACTCGGAGCAAGCAGTTTTTGATTCTATGCGGGGAAGAAGAAGCGTTTCGCATGGGGATTGAGCGCACGGATGACCTCATAAGAAAAACTACCCTGAAAGAAAAACTGCTTGCGGTGCTTTCTGCCAAAACGACAGAAGGAACGAATCACAAGCAGCCTCTGCAATTAACAGAGGAGACGATGCTGGCGATCGATCCGATGATCGGCATGGAAAACATTTCGCCTTATGATTTTTTAGAATGA
- a CDS encoding tetratricopeptide repeat protein — protein MDKNLQGIEYLQQGKVEEALKLFTERIEEAPEDPTAYINFGHVLSAVGELQRAEAFYRKAIEVDPDAGAAYYAFGTFLYEQNHLEEACKQFEQAVQKGLQESDAFFMLGLTFMQLDQATFALPYLQRAVELNEEDVEARFQFGLALAKAKVYDEAIKQLEQVVKAEPEHADAYYNLGVAYAGHVNDAKKAIEMFNRALDVQPDHALAGYGKKMIEKATEES, from the coding sequence ATGGATAAGAATTTACAAGGAATTGAGTATCTTCAGCAAGGGAAAGTGGAAGAGGCTCTTAAGTTATTTACAGAGAGAATTGAAGAAGCGCCTGAAGATCCGACGGCGTATATCAACTTCGGCCATGTGCTTTCAGCCGTTGGTGAACTGCAACGCGCGGAGGCATTTTACCGCAAAGCAATTGAGGTGGATCCAGATGCCGGCGCGGCTTATTACGCCTTTGGCACCTTTTTATATGAGCAGAATCATTTGGAAGAAGCCTGCAAGCAATTTGAGCAAGCCGTGCAGAAGGGGCTGCAGGAAAGCGACGCCTTTTTTATGCTGGGCTTAACTTTCATGCAGCTTGATCAAGCGACATTTGCTTTGCCCTATTTGCAGCGGGCGGTTGAATTGAACGAAGAAGATGTGGAGGCACGCTTTCAGTTTGGACTTGCCTTAGCGAAAGCAAAGGTATATGACGAAGCGATTAAACAGCTGGAACAGGTGGTTAAGGCAGAACCGGAGCACGCTGATGCGTATTATAATTTAGGTGTGGCTTATGCCGGACACGTAAACGATGCAAAGAAGGCGATCGAGATGTTCAACCGTGCATTAGACGTGCAGCCGGACCATGCGCTAGCTGGCTATGGCAAGAAAATGATTGAAAAAGCAACAGAAGAAAGCTGA
- the mnmA gene encoding tRNA 2-thiouridine(34) synthase MnmA gives MEKAPKDTRVVVGMSGGVDSSVAALLLKEQGYDVIGIFMKNWDDTDENGVCTATEDYEDVIRVCNQIGIPYYAVNFEKQYWDKVFTYFLDEYKAGRTPNPDVMCNKEIKFKAFLEHALKLGADYLATGHYARIDRSEKEVKMLRGLDENKDQTYFLNQLQQEQLQKVLFPIGGINKKQVREIAKHANLATATKKDSTGICFIGERNFKEFLSGYFPAQPGPMSTMDGEVKGQHDGLMYYTIGQRHGLGIGGSGDPWFVVGKDLEKNILYVEQGFHNGLLYSDSLIADQINWVSNEPKPSSFECTAKFRYRQKDSKVTVHLLENNKVKVDFHEPARAVTPGQAAVFYDGDVCLGGGTIDQVFKNGERLTYVG, from the coding sequence ATGGAAAAAGCACCGAAAGATACTCGAGTCGTTGTTGGAATGTCCGGCGGAGTGGATTCTTCGGTTGCCGCGCTCTTATTAAAAGAGCAGGGGTATGACGTCATCGGCATTTTCATGAAAAATTGGGACGATACGGATGAGAATGGCGTCTGCACAGCAACGGAAGATTATGAAGATGTGATACGGGTATGCAACCAAATCGGCATTCCTTATTATGCAGTGAATTTTGAGAAGCAGTACTGGGATAAGGTATTTACTTATTTCCTGGATGAATATAAAGCGGGACGCACGCCAAATCCCGATGTGATGTGCAATAAAGAAATTAAATTCAAAGCGTTTTTAGAGCATGCCCTTAAGCTAGGGGCGGATTACTTGGCAACCGGCCATTATGCGCGAATTGACCGCAGCGAAAAAGAAGTGAAAATGCTGCGGGGGCTGGATGAAAATAAAGATCAGACCTACTTCTTGAATCAATTGCAGCAAGAGCAATTACAGAAGGTTCTGTTTCCCATTGGCGGCATAAATAAGAAGCAAGTCCGTGAAATTGCCAAACATGCGAATCTTGCGACGGCAACGAAAAAAGACAGCACGGGTATTTGCTTCATCGGTGAACGCAATTTCAAGGAATTTTTAAGCGGTTATTTTCCGGCCCAGCCTGGTCCTATGTCTACTATGGATGGCGAGGTGAAGGGCCAGCATGATGGGTTGATGTACTATACCATCGGTCAGCGGCATGGCCTTGGCATCGGCGGTTCGGGGGACCCTTGGTTTGTTGTCGGAAAGGATTTGGAGAAGAATATCCTTTACGTGGAGCAAGGCTTTCATAACGGGCTGCTTTATTCGGACTCATTGATTGCAGATCAGATCAACTGGGTGTCGAATGAGCCCAAGCCGAGTTCGTTTGAATGCACAGCGAAATTCCGCTATCGCCAGAAAGACAGCAAGGTGACGGTGCATCTGCTCGAAAACAACAAGGTCAAAGTGGACTTTCATGAGCCGGCTCGCGCGGTTACGCCGGGTCAGGCGGCTGTATTTTACGACGGGGATGTTTGTCTTGGCGGAGGAACCATTGATCAAGTGTTTAAAAATGGCGAGCGCCTGACATACGTTGGGTAG
- a CDS encoding cysteine desulfurase family protein has translation MERIYLDHAATSPVHPEVMDVMAAQMAEVFGNPSSIHSFGRAARHVVDTARTAIAASVGADFNEIIFTSGGTEADNLAIIGTVRAMKDKGRHIITTAIEHHAVLHTCEQLEKEGFDVTYLPVDEMGLVQPDAVQAALREDTILVSVMYGNNEVGTIQPISEIGEVLKDHQASFHTDAVQAYGLLDIDVKREHIDLLSASGHKINGPKGIGFLYAREGLPLSPGIFGGEQERKRRAGTENVPAIAGFAKAVELAGQARREKAKKYIGFKKQLIDRLTAHEVDFQLNGSLEQALPHVINLSFTGTDVEAMLVNLDLEGIAASSGSACTAGSIEPSHVLVAMFGKDSDRLRNSIRFSFGFTTTEAQIDQAGRALAQITARLTRS, from the coding sequence TTGGAACGAATTTATTTAGACCATGCGGCAACGTCGCCTGTTCATCCCGAAGTGATGGATGTGATGGCTGCTCAGATGGCAGAAGTGTTTGGCAACCCGTCAAGCATTCACTCATTCGGCAGAGCTGCCCGGCATGTCGTCGATACGGCAAGAACAGCAATTGCCGCCAGTGTAGGAGCGGACTTTAACGAAATCATTTTCACAAGCGGCGGAACGGAAGCGGATAACCTTGCGATCATCGGTACTGTCCGGGCCATGAAGGACAAGGGCCGCCATATTATTACAACAGCGATCGAGCATCATGCTGTACTTCATACATGTGAGCAGCTGGAAAAAGAAGGATTTGACGTGACGTACTTGCCGGTGGATGAAATGGGATTGGTACAGCCGGATGCTGTACAGGCCGCGTTAAGAGAGGATACCATTCTCGTTTCCGTGATGTATGGGAACAACGAGGTGGGGACGATTCAGCCGATTTCCGAGATTGGTGAAGTGCTTAAGGATCACCAGGCTTCCTTCCACACGGATGCCGTACAGGCTTACGGATTGTTGGACATCGATGTGAAGAGGGAGCATATTGATTTATTGTCCGCCTCTGGTCATAAAATAAACGGCCCAAAAGGGATTGGCTTTTTATATGCCAGAGAAGGCCTCCCGCTGTCCCCAGGGATTTTCGGCGGGGAACAGGAAAGAAAGCGGCGCGCTGGAACAGAAAATGTTCCTGCGATCGCTGGTTTTGCCAAAGCTGTCGAGTTAGCAGGTCAAGCACGCAGAGAAAAAGCAAAGAAGTACATCGGTTTTAAAAAGCAGCTCATCGATAGATTAACGGCGCACGAAGTGGACTTTCAGCTGAACGGATCGCTTGAACAAGCGCTTCCCCACGTGATAAACTTAAGCTTCACTGGAACGGATGTAGAGGCTATGCTCGTAAACTTAGACCTGGAAGGGATTGCTGCTTCAAGCGGATCGGCCTGCACTGCGGGATCTATTGAGCCCTCCCATGTGCTTGTCGCCATGTTCGGCAAGGATTCCGATCGTCTGCGCAATTCGATCCGTTTCAGCTTTGGCTTTACGACAACGGAGGCACAAATTGATCAAGCAGGAAGAGCCCTCGCGCAAATTACTGCCCGTTTAACGCGGAGCTAG
- the cymR gene encoding cysteine metabolism transcriptional regulator CymR — MRISTKGRYGLTIMIELAKRHGEGPTSLRVIAGVHNLSEHYLEQLIAPLRNSGLVRSIRGAYGGYVLGRDPKDITAGDIMRVLEGPISLVEGIEDEEPAKRELWIRISDAIKDVLENTTLDDLAKHTDHGESDGYMFYI; from the coding sequence ATGAGGATTTCAACTAAAGGAAGATATGGATTAACAATCATGATTGAACTGGCAAAGAGGCATGGGGAAGGGCCCACCTCATTGCGGGTGATCGCTGGGGTGCATAACTTATCTGAGCATTATTTGGAACAGCTGATTGCTCCTTTGCGCAATTCAGGGCTGGTACGCAGCATCCGCGGGGCTTACGGCGGTTATGTGCTGGGAAGAGATCCGAAAGACATTACGGCGGGAGATATTATGCGCGTATTGGAAGGGCCGATTAGCCTTGTCGAGGGAATTGAAGATGAAGAGCCGGCTAAACGCGAACTGTGGATACGCATTAGCGATGCTATTAAAGATGTTTTAGAAAATACAACACTGGATGATTTAGCTAAACATACCGACCATGGCGAATCAGATGGTTATATGTTTTACATATAA